A segment of the Vagococcus hydrophili genome:
TACGTGAACGTTGAAGGTTGGGATTTACAAGAAGGAATGCCTTTGTACACAGATTTATATACAGTGAAAAAAGGGGAAGAACTAGTTTATCATGCGAGAGAGGTAGAAGGTTATAGACTGTTAACACCAGAATCTACTAAAAAAATGATAGTAGATAAAAATGAAGCTTTCATTGCTTTTAACTATGAGAAAATTAAACCTGAAACTCCGCAAGGTGATTATATTGCTGATGGCAGATATGTCACAGTAACTAATTCGAACTATAATACATGGTCTAATTTTTCATGGAAATATCGACAATCGGGCAAAGATTTATATAATAAAACATTTCAAGCTAAGGGAAGATACGAACATGAAAACGGAGCAACGTATTATTCACTTTATGACGAAAAAGGAATTTGGTATGGCTATATCAATGAAAAAGGTGTAAAAGTTGGTAATGGGAAAGAGGGCGCGTATATTGGTTACAATAAATATGTAACGATTACTAGTAAGAGCTATAATACATGGTCAAACTTCTCATGGAAGTATAAACAATCAGCTGATTTGATTACTAATAAAACCTATTTAGCCAAGGGAAAGTATCATCATATTAATGGATCGACTTATCTTTCATTATACGATAATCAAGGAACTTGGTATGGCTATATTAATGAAAAAGCAGGTAAAGTTGCTAATGGTAAAGAAGGTGTATATATAGCTGATGGTAGAAAAGTTAAAGTAGTTAATAAAAACTATAATACGTGGTCAAACTTTTCTTGGAAATACCGTCAATCAACTAAAAATATGTATGGTAAGACTTACACAGCTCGTGGAAGATATGAACACGCTAATGGAACAACTTATTATTCGTTATTTGATAATAGTGGCAAATGGCAAGGCTATTTAAATTCTTCAGCGACAAAATAAATATAGCAGAATAAGAAAAGCTCCCATGATTTTTTCATAGGGAGCTTTTTACTAGTTAATTTTACCACCCACCAGGCTCCATTTCCCAACCATTAGGAGCATCAGTACCAATTGCACCATCATTTTTTGAAGGTGTTGATGGCTCTTTAGGTGGAGCAGGTGGTGTCACATTTGGTTGAGCGTTATTTCCTACATTACCACCAGCATTTTGATTATTGTTATTCGTAGCTGGCGAATTGTTAGTATTTCCACCAGTATTCTGATTTTGTATAGGTTCTTGGACAGTTTCTTGATGATTAACCTCACCTTGATCATTTTGAACAATTTGCTCAGTAGGTTGTTGTCCTTGTGTCGGATTAGAGTTAGCTGAATTATTGACTTGTTCTGAGGTTTTTTTCTCGTTCTCAACTTTCTTTTTATTCTCAGCCATTTGTTTTTTTAGAGTATCTAATTTCTTCTGAGCCTCTTCTTTATCTTTCTTCACGTAATCATCTGTTAATTTATCAATCAATTTTTGAGTAGACGTGATATCATCTTTATTTTTTGATTTGGTCGCTTTTTCTAAAGATGAGTTAACCTCTGATATTTGTTTCAAGAAAGCTTCTAGCTTAGTTAATTTGTCACTAAGCTTTTCTTTTTCTTTCTTCTGATTGTCGCTTAATTTAGAAATATCAGTTTTTGCTTTTTTGATATCATCATCTTTTCTGGTTTTATAAGCTTCATCTACAGAAGTATTTGCTTTTTCTAATGTTTGTTTCTCTTTTTTTAAAAGGGTCTCTTGTTTCTCATCAGCAATACGTTGCGCTTCAGCTTTTTGTTGGTAGATGATAGCAAATGAAATGCTAATTGCAAGAACGACTCCAATAATAGAGAGTAATATATTTTTCTTTTTCAATAACTTATCTCCTATATGTTATATTATTTATTAAAAACTCATAAGAATTGCCTTAAATACAAGAACTACTGGAATTGGAATAGAGGCAATTATTACAAGTAGGGCTGCACCTATGACGTGAAGGATACCTATATCAATTTTCTTTTTGAGAAACTGTTCTTTTATTGTGTTTCGGAATAAAAGTAAGAAGCTGACAACCATAATGATTGCATAAATAGGAAATAGCCAAGTTAAATAAGAATTAATAATATCTTGATTATCACTTTCAAATACTACTAAAATAAAAACAAGAAACCAAGCAGAATAAGCAAAGGATAGTTGATAGGCTAATTTTCTTCCTGTCTCACTTATACTTGGAAATCTCCGTTGTTTCATCAGAAAATGATTAACCGACAAAGGATTTATGATAGCGATTGGAAGAACTAAGGATATCACTCCTAGAAGAAGGACAAGTTTCATTGCACTATCAGAAATACTTCCTGAATTATTTGTAGAAGTATAATAATTTGAATGATTATTGTTTACGGATACAGATGCTTTACAATTTGGGCAAACGCCTGATCCACTAGGTAATCCATACCCACAACTTGGACACATAAAAAAACCTCTTTCCTCTAATGATTACTTTTCCTTTTTAGTAAACTTAACATTATTAATAAAAATCCCTGATAAGTCATCTGTTGCTTTGATAGTGAAGGATTTTTTATCTTTGGAAAGGACAGCATCTACCGTTATATCATCAGGATATTTCATTTTTAATTCATTATCGTTGATTTCGTAAGTGGCTTCTTTTTTTTCTTCACCACTATCGTTAATTTCAAAGACTTTGTCATCTTTAAATCTTAATGTGACGGTTTCTTCTGTTAAAAGAAGGTTTATTTTAGCAGTATAATCACCGCTTAATTTTTTTGAACCACAAGCAGATAATACAAGTAAACTGAATAATACTAAAGTCAGTCCGAATGTTAATTTCTTTTTCATTTTATTTACTCCTCCAAATAGGTTATTTTTCTCGGTAATAAGCTTCTGTTCCAACGCCAGATTGTCCAGCACCCATAATTAATCTGTCTTTACTTGAATCAGAATCATCCGCATCAGACATTTTAACGCCGCTGGGAATAATAGCGATAGGAGCAAAAGGGGACATCTTAATTTTAGGATTAAACGTTCCGATACTGCCAATCATATAGTCACCTTGAATGGTTCCAGGGGAAATAACAGTAGAATAGCCATTTTTCTCAGTTCCACTGACAACGGCTCCGCTAGAGATTGTAGTTTTACTGTCAGCAGGTTTATTTTCTATTTTATCTGTAATGACAAGCGTTTCTCCTTTAGTAGGATTTTTCCAAGTCCCTACTAAACTTGATAGATCATTACTAGCTAACTTAGCAAGATCTAACTTTAACTCACTAGATTTTTTTTCCTCTTTTTTATCACCTTTAATGAATACTGAAGTTGATTGGAGATTACTTGACCAAACAACAATGACATCTTGTGTATTTGTTTCATATTTTTCATCAGTGGTAAATTCTGTCGTAGTTCCTTTAGGATAGAACATAACCGACCAATTAATTGCGACCATTTGATCAACAAGGGAAGCTGCAAGCGTATTATCTTTTTCTTTAAATGTTATTTCATGCTCACCGTTATTGTCAGTTAATGTTTTCCCAGTGACTGTTAGACCGATACTAGTGATTTGATCTTTGGTAATAGAAAGTTGATTTGTGCCACCCATCTCATACTGCACGCCATCTTTTCCAGGTTTGTGATTATTACCATGAATAACTTCTTGCCAATCGCCTTGGATACTCGAAAAATCACCAGTCTTAATCTTAGAAATGTCCATCGCCAATTTTTCACTACTATTATCAGTCGATTTTTTAGTTTCTTTTTTAGAAGTTGTTTCAGATGTTGGTTTGTTTCCTTTTGTTTCTGTAGTTGTTACTTTAGTTTGAGTGTCTTTTTTATCCTTAGTCTCGCAAGCTGATAAACTTAACAAAGCAATCATAGCGAAACTTGCATAAAAGAATTTTTTATTATTTTTCATCTTTATTAAATGTCATCCCCCATAGTTTAAATGATTTTCTATCGTCTGTAATGGTTCCGTCGATAGATTCTTCTCCGTCTTTAGAAAAGAAAGAAATTTTATTCTTTTCAATTTTATATGTCCCTTTGTTATCTGCATTCTTAGTCTCTTCATATTTATCTCCATTAAATTTGATAGAAGTAGAGGATTCAACACCTAAAAATTTCGTTTTTTGGGTGTAAACACCACTTAAACCTTTAGGCATAAGCATAAAGATTGAGATAATTACTAAAACAACTGCTCCCAAACCACCAATTAGCCAGCTAGGCTTGATTTTTTTACCAGTTTTTTCACTAGCTGTATTAGCAAGGTTAGTTGTGCTTTCTATGGTAGATTGAGTTACTTTTTGAAAAGCTTCTTTCCCTTTAGAAAAATTAAGCTTAGTGGATAATTTATTTCCACAACCAACACAGTAATCTTGTTCTTCAGTGACCGTTTCGCCACAATGGCTACAGTGTTTTTTTATTTTTCCTTTACTAACCCCACAAGAAACACAAAAAGCCGCATTAGGGTCCATTTCTGAACCACAGTTTGTACAAAAATATTTTTGAGTGATTTGTTCTTCTTGGTTTTTTTGTTCTTCTTTTTTTTCATTTTCGTTTTCCATAAGTAATCTCCTTTTTTTATGTCACCATATTAAGTCTACCATAAAAATAACACTTGTATTTCCAATTTTTAACTTTATGTACGTAAAAATTGATAAACTCTAACATATATTACTATTTTGTAAATCCTATAGTTATTTAACTTGTGTGAAGCAGAAAAGATTGACATTGATTCAACTTGACTGTGGATTCGATAATAAGTAAGAAATAATTAGAGAAAATTATGATATTTCACAAGAAAATAGTTAACGCCGATAAAATTTTTTTCGCACAAAAAATAAAAAAGTTATCTATGCAATGGAATTTAAAGGAAAAAGACCTCCTCCAGCCATTCCAAAATGGAATAACAGAGAAAGTCTTTTTTTTATGCCATCCTATATGATGAAAAAACTTAATATTTGTTAATAGTGAACAGATAGTTAATAAAAATAAAAGCCAGTCGATATTTCAAATGAACGCTAAAGGTTATAAAACCAAGCTCTAGATATTCAAATATTCGAATACTTATTTTTTTTGTCATTAAATAACTAATATACGTTAAAAACATAACAAATTTTTAAAATGTTTATCGCAAAAAAACATGTTAATTAGTAAACGATTATGGTAAAATGAGAAAAATCTAATTTTTGAAAGGCGAGTGAAGTGTATGGTCGAAGCAATAAAAAAAATGTCATTAATTCAAAAAATCATGATAGGGATTGTGATTGGAACAACCTTAGGAATCTTGGTACCTGAATGGTCCTTTATCAGCAGTCTAGGCGAGTTGTTTATTGGTGCCCTAAAAGGAATCGCTCCTTTGCTAGTCTTTGTCTTAATTATTGCTTCCTTAGCAGGACAAAAAGCAGGAGCCAAAACATACGTTGGTCCTGTGGTGGTTGTGTATTTACTGGCAACTTTTTTAGCAGCACTCGTGGCAGTCATTATCAGCTACGCCTTTCCGATTGAAATTGTTTTAGATGTATCAGAAGAAATTTCCGCTGCGCCAAGTCAATTGGGTGACGTCTTAGGAAATATCTTAACAAGTGTTGTTCAAAATCCGATTCAAGGAATGATGGAAGGAAATTATTTAGCCGTGCTATTTTGGGCATCATTAATTGGAATTAGTTTACGTCAAAGCTCAGAGAACACAAAAGATTTTCTGGAAAACATTTCAACAGGTATTACAAAAGTTGTACAGATGATTATTAATTTAGCGCCTATTGGGGTGACAGGTTTAGTTTTCACTTCTGTCGCAACAACAGGTCTTAGTGGCTTAGCGAAGTATGGTCAGCTGTTACTTCTTTTAGTTGGTACAATGACTTTTATGGCTCTGATCGTTTACCCAGCGATTGTCTTTTGGCAAATTCGTCAGAACCCATATCCATTAGTCTTTTTCGTCTTAAAAGAAAGTGCCATGCCAGCCTTCTTTACACGAAGCTCAGCAGCGAATATCCCGGTTAACATCAGATTAGCTAAGGCGCTAAATTTAAGTGAAGAGTCGTACTCAGTTTCGATTCCTTTAGGTGCAACCATCAATATGGGGGGAGCTGCCATAACAATTACCATTATGACTCTAGCAACAGTTAACACATTAGGAATGGATGTTCCTATTCACTTAGCTTTTTTACTAAGTCTTATTGCTGCTATATCAGCCTGTGGGGCTTCAGGAATTGCTGGAGGTTCTCTATTATTAATTCCTCTAGCATGTAGTTTGTTTGGAATACCTGATGACATCGCTATGCAAGTAGTTGGTGTTGGTTTCATTATTGGTGTCATCCAAGATTCTGTGGAAACAGCCTTAAATTCATCAAGTGACTTATTATTTACAGCCTCTGTGGAATTTGCAGATCGCCGTAAAAATGGCGAAGTGGTGGAGTTAAACGGGAATTTTGGTGCGGATAATCGAGTGTATTAAAAAAAGGATCAAGTAACGTAAATCAATTGATTTCGTTACTTGATTCTTTTTTTTAGCTAGTTAATTAATTTTTAATGGTTTTAATTCTTCTAAATGATTGCTCGGCTTTTCCAGTATGTAATTGCCATGTATGCCAAAATACGAATGGTAATGCAATAATTGCATTGGCAATTCCCCAGTACTTCATTACAT
Coding sequences within it:
- a CDS encoding zinc ribbon domain-containing protein, with the translated sequence MENENEKKEEQKNQEEQITQKYFCTNCGSEMDPNAAFCVSCGVSKGKIKKHCSHCGETVTEEQDYCVGCGNKLSTKLNFSKGKEAFQKVTQSTIESTTNLANTASEKTGKKIKPSWLIGGLGAVVLVIISIFMLMPKGLSGVYTQKTKFLGVESSTSIKFNGDKYEETKNADNKGTYKIEKNKISFFSKDGEESIDGTITDDRKSFKLWGMTFNKDEK
- the sstT gene encoding serine/threonine transporter SstT — protein: MVEAIKKMSLIQKIMIGIVIGTTLGILVPEWSFISSLGELFIGALKGIAPLLVFVLIIASLAGQKAGAKTYVGPVVVVYLLATFLAALVAVIISYAFPIEIVLDVSEEISAAPSQLGDVLGNILTSVVQNPIQGMMEGNYLAVLFWASLIGISLRQSSENTKDFLENISTGITKVVQMIINLAPIGVTGLVFTSVATTGLSGLAKYGQLLLLLVGTMTFMALIVYPAIVFWQIRQNPYPLVFFVLKESAMPAFFTRSSAANIPVNIRLAKALNLSEESYSVSIPLGATINMGGAAITITIMTLATVNTLGMDVPIHLAFLLSLIAAISACGASGIAGGSLLLIPLACSLFGIPDDIAMQVVGVGFIIGVIQDSVETALNSSSDLLFTASVEFADRRKNGEVVELNGNFGADNRVY
- a CDS encoding DUF6287 domain-containing protein, producing the protein MKNNKKFFYASFAMIALLSLSACETKDKKDTQTKVTTTETKGNKPTSETTSKKETKKSTDNSSEKLAMDISKIKTGDFSSIQGDWQEVIHGNNHKPGKDGVQYEMGGTNQLSITKDQITSIGLTVTGKTLTDNNGEHEITFKEKDNTLAASLVDQMVAINWSVMFYPKGTTTEFTTDEKYETNTQDVIVVWSSNLQSTSVFIKGDKKEEKKSSELKLDLAKLASNDLSSLVGTWKNPTKGETLVITDKIENKPADSKTTISSGAVVSGTEKNGYSTVISPGTIQGDYMIGSIGTFNPKIKMSPFAPIAIIPSGVKMSDADDSDSSKDRLIMGAGQSGVGTEAYYREK